Proteins co-encoded in one Chthoniobacterales bacterium genomic window:
- the ald gene encoding alanine dehydrogenase: protein MVIGVPKEIKEQEARVALPPAAAYQLAKRGHEILVEAGAGLGSGFSDEEYTAAGARLVPQHADVFAQADLIVKVKEPLAAEYPLLRPGQLLFTYLHLAANKTLTEALLATGATCVAYETVEVDRRLPLLEPMSEIAGRMSTLVGGYFLAKHQGGKGVLLGGVPGVLPGKVVVIGGGTAGVNAARMAAGLGADVTILEVDLERMRFLDITMPGANTLFSSEANLMDLLPALDLLIGAVLVPGAKAPKLITREMLRRMKPGSVLVDIAIDQGGCAETSRPTTHHDPVFTEEGVQHYCVANMPGAYARTATQALTNATYRYVESLADLGLAEACKRQPGLVHGINIQDGRLTIKPVADALGLTYSSASV from the coding sequence ATGGTTATCGGCGTTCCGAAGGAGATCAAGGAACAGGAAGCCCGCGTCGCCCTGCCTCCGGCCGCGGCTTATCAACTCGCCAAACGTGGCCACGAAATCCTGGTCGAGGCCGGCGCCGGGCTCGGCTCCGGCTTTTCGGATGAGGAATACACGGCCGCTGGCGCGCGGCTCGTGCCGCAGCACGCGGACGTCTTTGCGCAGGCCGATCTCATCGTGAAGGTGAAAGAGCCGCTCGCGGCGGAATATCCGCTGCTGAGGCCCGGCCAGCTGCTTTTCACCTACCTGCACCTCGCGGCGAACAAGACGCTGACCGAGGCGCTTCTCGCGACCGGGGCGACCTGCGTCGCCTACGAGACGGTCGAGGTGGACCGCCGTCTGCCGCTGCTCGAGCCGATGAGCGAGATCGCCGGCCGCATGTCGACTCTCGTCGGTGGCTATTTCCTCGCGAAGCACCAGGGCGGCAAAGGCGTGCTGCTCGGCGGCGTGCCCGGCGTGCTGCCCGGCAAGGTCGTCGTGATCGGGGGTGGCACCGCCGGCGTGAATGCCGCGCGCATGGCTGCCGGACTCGGCGCCGACGTGACGATTCTCGAGGTCGATCTCGAGCGCATGCGCTTCCTCGACATCACGATGCCCGGCGCGAACACCCTTTTTTCCAGCGAGGCGAATCTCATGGATCTGCTTCCCGCCCTCGATCTGCTCATCGGCGCGGTGCTCGTCCCCGGGGCGAAGGCGCCGAAACTCATCACGCGTGAAATGCTCCGCCGGATGAAGCCGGGCAGCGTGCTCGTCGACATCGCGATCGACCAGGGCGGCTGCGCGGAAACCTCGCGGCCGACCACGCACCACGACCCCGTGTTCACCGAGGAAGGCGTGCAGCATTACTGCGTCGCCAACATGCCTGGCGCCTACGCCCGCACCGCCACGCAGGCGCTCACGAACGCCACCTACCGCTATGTGGAGTCCCTCGCCGACCTCGGTCTCGCGGAGGCCTGCAAACGGCAGCCCGGCCTGGTGCATGGCATCAATATTCAGGACGGCCGCCTCACGATCAAACCGGTGGCGGACGCGCTCGGCCTCACGTATTCTTCCGCTTCCGTCTGA